One window of the Triticum dicoccoides isolate Atlit2015 ecotype Zavitan chromosome 3B, WEW_v2.0, whole genome shotgun sequence genome contains the following:
- the LOC119278869 gene encoding F-box/FBD/LRR-repeat protein At1g13570-like — protein MSTCKKARAESTSVVSSDRLSSLPPEIKGDILSRLTVEEAVRTSTLSSTWRDAWTTMPKIFLRDGNFARTKFVTLVDTVLSLHKGTVEKFDIAGSKTYHDEFSRWMLMLSRRSPRSIIIELNSGPGYKIPSCLFSMGDLELLHLQNCMISLPRVFQGFKRLTRLSLKNFSSTDMDIQNLVSFCPVLIYLELASFEGINHLTVQAPKLKLLYVVGDVEDINFDAPNLEVAALFLDHKAIAHHSDPIALHEESYAKQLVGSLSDIKTLAVTGFLLRHLSKGCILTKLPAVFARLESIYLAICFGDQRQFLAACSLFQNAPNLKKLDLWSQSLSTWDQDQDQASIPELTMQVQLDHLVTASVKGFRGVDCEVGFVEKLLNWAPALEEVKIEWQCKTECSMVLAKLLALPRVSPRAKVIVTF, from the exons ATGAGTACCTGTAAAAAGGCCAGGGCAGAATCTACATCTGTTGTGAGTTCAGACAGACTGAGCAGTCTACCTCCAGAGATAAAGGGCGACATCCTCTCCCGGCTGACTGTAGAAGAAGCGGTTAGGACCAGCACCTTATCAAGTACTTGGAGGGATGCATGGACTACTATGCCAAAAATATTTCTGCGCGATGGAAATTTTGCAAGAACCAAGTTCGTCACATTAGTCGATACGGTGCTATCACTCCACAAGGGAACTGTAGAGAAGTTTGATATTGCAGGTAGCAAAACTTACCATGACGAGTTCAGCAGATGGATGCTCATGCTTTCTAGGAGATCACCAAGATCAATTATAATCGAGTTGAACTCAGGGCCAGGGTACAAGATTCCCTCATGTCTATTTTCTATGGGCGATTTGGAGCTTCTGCACCTgcaaaactgcatgatcagcttgCCCAGGGTATTCCAAGGTTTCAAGAGATTAACTCGCCTCAGCCTGAAAAATTTCTCGTCTACAGACATGGACATCCAAAATCTGGTCTCGTTCTGCCCCGTACTGATTTATTTGGAACTAGCTTCTTTTGAGGGCATCAACCATCTAACCGTTCAAGCTCCTAAACTGAAACTTCTTTATGTTGTTGGGGACGTTGAAGACATTAATTTCGATGCCCCTAATTTGGAGGTGGCCGCTCTCTTTCTTGATCACAAAGCTATAGCACATCATTCTGATCCAATTGCGCTTCACGAGGAAAGCTATGCCAAGCAGTTAGTGGGAAGCCTAAGTGACATCAAAACCCTTGCAGTTACCGGCTTTTTACTGAGG CATCTATCCAAAGGTTGCATACTCACAAAGCTCCCTGCCGTGTTTGCTCGCCTGGAGAGTATTTATCTTGCGATATGCTTTGGGGACCAGCGGCAGTTCTTGGCCGCTTGTTCATTGTTTCAGAATGCCCCTAACTTAAAGAAGCTTGACTTGTGG AGTCAATCTTTGAGCACATGGGATCAGGATCAGGATCAGGCGAGCATTCCAGAGCTTACCATGCAAGTGCAATTGGATCATCTCGTAACAGCCAGTGTGAAGGGTTTCAGGGGTGTGGACTGTGAAGTTGGTTTCGTGGAAAAGCTACTGAACTGGGCACCGGCTCTAGAAGAAGTGAAGATAGAATGGCAGTGCAAAACAGAGTGCAGCATGGTTCTTGCCAAGCTATTAGCTCTGCCGAGGGTGTCTCCCAGGGCCAAGGTCATTGTTACATTTTGA
- the LOC119282630 gene encoding F-box/FBD/LRR-repeat protein At1g13570-like, translating into MSTCKKAMVESTSVVSSDRLSSLPPEIKGDILSRLNVEEAVRTSTLSSTWRDAWTNMPKLILRDGNFAKHKFVTLVDMVLSLHNGTVEKFEISGSKTYHDEFGRWMLMLSRRSPRSVRIELNSGPGYRIPSCLFSIGDLKLLYLQNCIISLPRVFQGFKRLTHLNLIKFSSTDLDIQNLVSFCPVLNYLKLSYFEGINHLNVQAPKLKHIYVVGDFKDIIFDAPNLEGAILFPYHKGKAYPLDPIALHKESYVKQLLGSLSDIKSLAISGFLLMYLSKGLILTNLPAVFTRLESIYLAICFGDERQLLAACSLFQNAPNLKKLDIWRPSSSSWVQDQIQDQVHDQASIPELTMQVQLDHLVTASVKGFRGVDCEVDFVAKLLNWAPALEEVQIEWKGKTECSMVLAKLLALPRVSPRAKVIVTF; encoded by the exons ATGAGTACCTGTAAAAAGGCCATGGTGGAATCTACATCTGTTGTGAGTTCAGACAGACTGAGCAGTTTGCCTCCAGAGATAAAGGGCGACATCCTCTCCCGTTTGAATGTCGAAGAAGCGGTTAGGACTAGCACCTTGTCAAGTACTTGGAGGGATGCATGGACTAATATGCCAAAACTAATTCTGCgtgatggaaattttgcaaaacacAAGTTCGTCACATTAGTCGATATGGTGCTATCACTCCACAACGGAACTGTAGAGAAGTTCGAGATTTCAGGTAGCAAGACTTACCATGACGAGTTCGGCAGGTGGATGCTCATGCTTTCTAGGAGATCACCAAGATCAGTTAGAATCGAGTTGAACTCTGGGCCAGGGTATAGGATTCCCTCATGTCTATTTTCTATCGGCGATTTGAAGCTTCTCTACCTGCAAAACTGCATCATCAGCTTGCCCCGGGTATTCCAAGGTTTCAAGAGATTAACTCACCTCAACCTGATAAAGTTCTCCTCCACAGACTTGGACATCCAAAATCTGGTCTCGTTTTGCCCCGTACTGAATTATTTGAAACTATCTTATTTTGAGGGCATCAACCATCTAAACGTTCAAGCTCCTAAACTGAAACATATTTATGTTGTCGGGGACTTTAAAGACATTATTTTTGATGCCCCCAATTTGGAGGGGGCCATTCTCTTTCCTTATCACAAAGGTAAAGCATATCCTTTGGATCCAATTGCGCTTCACAAGGAAAGCTATGTCAAGCAGTTATTGGGAAGCTTAAGTGACATCAAAAGCCTTGCAATTAGCGGCTTTTTACTGATG TATCTATCAAAAGGTTTAATACTTACGAACCTCCCTGCCGTGTTTACTCGCCTAGAGAGTATTTATCTTGCAATATGCTTTGGGGACGAGCGGCAACTCTTGGCCGCTTGTTCATTGTTTCAGAATGCCCCTAACTTAAAGAAGCTTGACATATGG AGGCCCTCTTCGAGCTCATGGGTTCAGGATCAGATTCAAGATCAGGTTCATGATCAGGCGAGCATTCCAGAGCTTACCATGCAAGTACAATTGGATCATCTTGTAACAGCCAGTGTGAAAGGTTTCAGGGGTGTGGACTGCGAAGTCGATTTCGTGGCAAAGCTACTGAACTGGGCACCGGCTCTGGAAGAAGTGCAGATAGAATGGAAGGGCAAAACAGAGTGCAGCATGGTTCTTGCCAAGCTATTAGCTCTGCCGAGGGTGTCTCCCAGGGCCAAGGTCATTGTGACATTTTGA